From a region of the Paenibacillus segetis genome:
- a CDS encoding Crp/Fnr family transcriptional regulator codes for MKSYFNHIPYIRDNWGELQTMFTEIQVPPKTILLREGEIASRLYFINQGCLRLWFNDDGRDITFQFFFEQQEVSSFESFYNNETSLFNIESVECSHLIIIEKENYLKMLKMIPQLKEYSSEILADRFVNYTKLFLSRIKDSPQKRYMELCSQNPQLLERVPHHYIASYLGITSVSLSRIRNRISADINNG; via the coding sequence ATGAAGTCATATTTTAATCATATACCTTATATAAGAGATAATTGGGGAGAATTACAAACCATGTTTACTGAGATTCAAGTTCCCCCAAAGACAATTCTTTTAAGAGAAGGAGAAATAGCGAGTCGTTTATACTTTATAAATCAAGGTTGCTTGAGATTATGGTTTAATGATGACGGAAGAGATATTACCTTTCAATTTTTCTTTGAACAACAAGAGGTATCTTCTTTTGAAAGCTTTTACAATAATGAGACGAGTTTATTTAACATAGAATCGGTTGAATGCTCACATCTTATAATAATTGAGAAAGAAAATTATCTAAAAATGCTCAAAATGATTCCTCAACTAAAGGAATATTCATCAGAAATATTAGCTGATAGATTTGTGAATTATACGAAACTATTTCTTTCTCGAATAAAAGATTCTCCTCAAAAGAGGTATATGGAGTTATGCTCACAAAACCCTCAACTTTTAGAACGCGTTCCTCACCATTATATTGCGTCGTATTTAGGTATAACATCTGTTTCTTTAAGCAGAATTCGCAATAGAATTTCAGCTGATATTAACAATGGTTAA
- a CDS encoding Ger(x)C family spore germination protein: protein MKLIRCILVTGLLSMLLTGCWGAKEIEHMIYVNTMGVDYVNDKVVVYIQMVNFSGVAKKEAGQAQEQKTFVGKAEGETFDAAIFNLYASSPQMIIWSNVKTIVFSEAALREDVIKQVLEVWDRYYEFRYTVWTMATKEPMEKLLNTTSITDLSVIYSQLNSPMRTYEQSSIIAPLYLYKFIWKWKEKGETLQLPYLRIVSGWTNNEKPSPNVSISGICFLDNQQFRGALEAKDILGLRWLEKKTKRTPLVIKDENKEIALMVMNKIKSSIRPKLKHDKPVFDIEVSMQATLTEMSTGLNKKDFELHAIEEVKKQIMETYLKGLDKKIDIYGLSSIFYRDMPNEWNKLSNAGRIPLDSDSIDQFDIKVNLNSGGISKLK, encoded by the coding sequence ATGAAATTGATCCGATGCATTCTTGTCACCGGTCTGCTCTCCATGCTGCTCACGGGTTGTTGGGGAGCAAAGGAAATCGAGCACATGATCTATGTGAATACAATGGGAGTCGATTATGTAAACGACAAAGTCGTTGTTTATATCCAAATGGTTAACTTTAGTGGTGTTGCCAAGAAAGAAGCAGGTCAGGCCCAAGAACAGAAAACATTTGTAGGTAAGGCTGAGGGTGAAACGTTTGATGCTGCGATATTCAATTTGTATGCTTCAAGCCCTCAAATGATCATATGGAGTAATGTGAAAACGATCGTATTTAGTGAAGCGGCTCTAAGGGAAGACGTAATCAAACAAGTATTGGAAGTGTGGGATCGATATTATGAATTTCGTTACACCGTCTGGACTATGGCGACCAAAGAACCTATGGAAAAACTGCTGAATACTACGTCGATCACCGATTTATCCGTGATTTACTCGCAACTAAACAGTCCGATGCGAACATATGAACAAAGCTCTATCATCGCTCCGCTCTATCTATATAAGTTTATATGGAAATGGAAAGAGAAAGGTGAGACGCTTCAATTACCTTATCTAAGAATTGTGTCAGGCTGGACTAATAATGAAAAGCCTTCTCCCAACGTTAGTATTTCCGGGATTTGTTTTCTGGATAATCAGCAATTTCGGGGCGCCCTTGAGGCGAAAGATATTTTAGGGCTTCGGTGGCTAGAAAAAAAGACGAAAAGAACACCCCTGGTTATCAAAGATGAAAATAAAGAAATCGCTTTGATGGTCATGAACAAAATTAAATCATCTATTCGTCCCAAGCTGAAGCATGACAAGCCCGTCTTCGACATTGAAGTGTCTATGCAGGCCACACTTACTGAGATGAGTACAGGCTTAAATAAGAAAGATTTTGAACTTCATGCGATAGAAGAAGTGAAAAAACAAATTATGGAGACTTACCTAAAGGGTCTTGATAAAAAAATTGATATATATGGTCTTTCGAGTATTTTCTATCGCGATATGCCAAATGAGTGGAACAAACTAAGTAACGCGGGAAGAATCCCTCTAGATTCAGACAGCATCGACCAGTTTGATATCAAAGTGAATTTAAATAGTGGTGGTATATCCAAGTTAAAGTAA
- a CDS encoding GerAB/ArcD/ProY family transporter: MDKLPGLIRRLRIIKTNISFAQSIMIIMLSTGLLNHVIIIPILLDAAKRDAWISVLLAGACALIWIVILHIGVTKINKQHLFEWLGKAYHPLVSRLLAAVACVYLLVICTITTRDTVYWVHLTFSPETPILVLAIILLLISAVSAYLGIHSLANTAGILLPFVIILGFFIMFSNTPHKDYSLLRPILEHGMQPVWGGAMYAGAGFVEVIMLFFLQHHIRSRLSYLSFLIMILLLIGLTMGPIIGAIVEFGPDEADKLRFPAYEEWRLLTIGRYIEHLDFFSVYQWFSGAFLRISLTMFLILDIFQIQSRKVKMLVLGCIFLIIVVVTEIPFGDQLFLKILSSYVLPFSLWGVLVFSLIIAGLISLAHRRGKVTS, from the coding sequence ATGGACAAGTTGCCTGGTTTAATTAGGAGGCTGAGGATAATAAAAACTAATATTTCGTTTGCTCAATCCATCATGATTATTATGCTAAGCACAGGACTTCTGAATCATGTCATCATCATTCCTATACTTCTGGATGCGGCAAAGCGAGATGCCTGGATCTCAGTGCTACTGGCTGGTGCATGTGCCTTGATTTGGATTGTGATTCTGCACATCGGGGTCACCAAAATCAATAAGCAACATCTATTCGAATGGCTAGGAAAAGCTTATCACCCCCTCGTGAGCCGTTTATTAGCAGCAGTCGCATGCGTTTATTTGTTAGTCATATGTACGATTACAACCAGAGACACCGTATATTGGGTTCATCTAACCTTCTCTCCCGAAACACCAATCCTTGTATTAGCTATCATACTGCTGCTAATTTCGGCAGTAAGTGCTTACTTGGGTATCCATTCCCTCGCCAATACCGCCGGTATTTTATTACCTTTCGTGATTATTTTGGGCTTTTTCATCATGTTTTCTAACACACCCCATAAAGATTATTCTTTATTGAGGCCGATACTTGAACATGGCATGCAGCCTGTTTGGGGAGGTGCTATGTACGCTGGAGCTGGTTTTGTTGAGGTCATCATGTTGTTCTTTTTACAACACCACATCAGGTCTCGTTTGTCATATCTGTCCTTCCTGATTATGATCTTACTTCTCATAGGTCTCACGATGGGGCCAATCATTGGTGCCATTGTTGAATTTGGACCGGATGAGGCTGATAAGCTCAGATTTCCTGCATATGAGGAATGGAGATTACTAACGATCGGTCGATACATTGAACATCTAGACTTTTTTAGCGTGTATCAATGGTTCAGTGGTGCATTTCTGAGAATTTCACTGACCATGTTCCTAATTCTCGATATATTTCAAATTCAAAGCAGAAAAGTGAAAATGCTAGTGCTTGGCTGCATTTTTTTAATCATCGTTGTGGTCACTGAAATTCCTTTTGGGGACCAATTATTTCTTAAAATACTGTCTTCCTATGTCCTTCCGTTTTCTTTGTGGGGAGTGCTAGTTTTTTCCTTAATTATTGCGGGGCTGATCAGCTTGGCTCACCGAAGGGGGAAAGTTACATCATGA
- a CDS encoding response regulator transcription factor: MYKLLIMDDEPQILEGMKRILDWEQYGFGMIETCESTDVAISKVVDLLPDVAIFDVCVGQNLGYEAIRTLNKLHIPTKYVIMSGYSEFKYAQEAIRCGVKDYLLKPLERTKLQQVIEKIIVEDLHGTIGNISSEHLNKDPVLGVSYDSLSKLVNRILLMIKTEYAQNITLKSVAERFQMNSTYLGQLFLKETEMKFSEYLMSYRMLLAQERIQSTSEKISYIAFSVGYNNLNYFYTHFHSFFGKSPSDLRGKD; encoded by the coding sequence ATGTACAAACTGCTGATAATGGATGATGAACCTCAGATTTTGGAAGGAATGAAGCGAATTCTGGACTGGGAACAATACGGCTTTGGTATGATCGAAACCTGTGAATCTACGGATGTGGCCATCTCAAAAGTTGTAGACTTGCTGCCAGATGTCGCAATTTTTGATGTCTGCGTTGGTCAGAATCTTGGATATGAAGCTATCCGTACACTCAACAAGCTCCATATCCCTACGAAATATGTCATTATGAGCGGCTATAGTGAATTCAAGTATGCCCAAGAAGCCATTCGCTGTGGTGTCAAAGACTATCTACTCAAGCCTCTAGAACGAACAAAGTTGCAGCAAGTTATTGAGAAGATTATTGTTGAAGATCTCCATGGTACGATAGGTAATATTAGCAGCGAGCATTTAAACAAGGATCCGGTTCTGGGTGTTAGCTATGACAGCTTATCCAAGCTGGTCAACCGCATTCTGCTGATGATCAAAACGGAGTATGCTCAGAATATTACCTTGAAATCAGTGGCTGAGCGCTTTCAGATGAACAGTACTTACCTTGGACAATTATTTCTTAAAGAAACTGAAATGAAATTTTCAGAATACCTCATGTCTTACCGTATGCTCCTTGCCCAAGAACGAATTCAATCGACAAGCGAGAAGATTTCTTATATCGCGTTTTCCGTTGGCTACAACAATCTCAATTATTTCTATACTCACTTTCATAGTTTCTTTGGAAAATCCCCCTCTGATCTTCGGGGAAAAGATTAA
- a CDS encoding MerR family transcriptional regulator — translation MNITQVANQFGVAPSTLRYYERIGLIPPVNRTQSGIRDYKQDDINWIEFIKCMRDAGLSIEALIEYTTLFMEGDHTIEARKKILADEREKQIEKRKQIDKIIKRLEWKIEGYNGKLLGKETELMQK, via the coding sequence ATGAATATTACGCAAGTAGCAAACCAATTTGGTGTGGCACCTTCAACATTGAGATATTATGAACGCATAGGTTTGATACCTCCGGTTAACCGAACACAAAGTGGTATACGCGATTACAAGCAAGATGATATCAACTGGATAGAATTTATAAAATGTATGCGAGATGCGGGATTATCGATAGAGGCATTAATTGAATATACAACTTTATTTATGGAAGGAGATCATACCATAGAAGCCCGAAAAAAAATTCTGGCTGATGAAAGAGAAAAACAAATAGAAAAACGAAAGCAGATTGATAAAATAATTAAAAGATTAGAATGGAAAATTGAAGGTTACAACGGAAAATTATTAGGGAAAGAAACTGAACTTATGCAAAAGTAG
- a CDS encoding ferric reductase-like transmembrane domain-containing protein, whose product MIISEILAWLAVIFTVLLALKYIARISKHRQLNRLFRKFHKHLGILMITTGLLHGILAGNEETTNLFDMQFMSKLFTLNLGSVCLFVAMLLALTYMFRKKLKKRWMFLHRLLTIILLVLLVLHVHEEIDRQHHNKEVNFPEISEQSLNQLWDVSMIDK is encoded by the coding sequence ATGATTATAAGTGAAATACTCGCTTGGCTTGCAGTGATATTTACCGTTCTGTTAGCACTGAAATACATTGCACGCATTAGTAAACATCGTCAGTTAAACCGCCTATTCAGGAAATTCCACAAGCACTTGGGAATATTGATGATTACCACTGGCCTTCTGCATGGTATTCTGGCTGGCAACGAGGAAACTACAAACCTTTTTGATATGCAATTTATGTCTAAACTATTTACTCTTAATTTGGGTAGTGTCTGCCTCTTTGTCGCTATGCTTCTAGCGCTTACCTATATGTTTCGTAAAAAGTTAAAGAAGCGCTGGATGTTTTTACATCGGTTGTTGACGATAATCCTTCTAGTCCTTTTAGTACTCCATGTACATGAGGAGATTGATCGTCAACATCACAATAAAGAGGTCAACTTTCCCGAAATTTCAGAACAATCATTGAACCAATTATGGGATGTCTCCATGATTGATAAATAA
- a CDS encoding aldo/keto reductase, with the protein MQNVILNNGVEMPILGFGVYQIEDANECEQSVYDAIMAGYRLIDTASAYRNEEAVGRAIKRSGVPREEIFITTKLWIQDTGYESTKKAFDKSLKRLQVEYIDLYLIHQPFGDVYGSWRAMEELYREGQTKAIGVSNFQMDRLVDLITHNEIVPAVNQIETHPFCQQIESANLMKENHVQIESWAPFAEGRNDIFTNEVLVSIAEKYKKSVAQVILRWLTQRGVVVIPKSVRKERIIENFNIFDFELNIEDMESIAALDTKKSMFFSHNDPDMVKWLGNVKYDI; encoded by the coding sequence ATGCAAAATGTAATTTTGAATAATGGTGTTGAGATGCCGATCCTTGGTTTTGGTGTTTACCAGATTGAAGACGCAAATGAATGTGAACAGAGCGTTTATGATGCTATTATGGCAGGTTATCGTTTGATTGATACGGCTTCGGCTTATCGAAATGAAGAGGCGGTTGGTAGAGCAATCAAGCGGAGCGGTGTGCCAAGAGAAGAAATATTTATTACTACCAAACTATGGATTCAAGATACCGGTTATGAGAGCACAAAGAAAGCATTCGATAAATCACTGAAACGACTGCAAGTGGAATATATCGACTTATACTTAATTCATCAGCCATTTGGTGATGTGTATGGTTCTTGGCGTGCTATGGAGGAATTGTACCGTGAAGGACAGACCAAGGCGATCGGAGTTAGTAACTTCCAAATGGATCGTCTGGTAGATCTCATTACTCATAATGAAATCGTTCCTGCAGTAAACCAGATTGAAACTCATCCTTTTTGTCAACAAATTGAAAGTGCTAACCTTATGAAAGAGAACCATGTTCAGATTGAATCTTGGGCTCCTTTTGCGGAAGGAAGAAACGACATCTTCACGAATGAAGTATTAGTATCTATTGCCGAAAAATATAAAAAGTCTGTAGCGCAGGTAATTTTACGTTGGCTGACACAAAGGGGAGTGGTAGTGATTCCTAAGTCAGTTCGAAAGGAAAGAATCATTGAAAACTTCAATATCTTTGATTTTGAATTAAACATAGAAGATATGGAATCGATTGCTGCATTGGATACGAAAAAAAGTATGTTCTTCTCACATAATGATCCTGATATGGTGAAATGGCTTGGTAATGTTAAATATGATATCTAA
- a CDS encoding spore germination protein yields MKKSDQKESPKFDDLVSRLFGSSSDIKRKTVPLSDSKFAVQLVYCQGLCDVIKVEQFIIPELKKITEPLLLSDELDLQQKVPFLMSSLQSEEMESSLREAVLGGNLFLRFTPSNQCYSVALADPPKRQPEEPNTEVSTRGPRDGFTEESFTNIALIRKRLKTDLLAVEEFTIGSKTATGVHLLYLKDTIKPHVLQEIKTRLSGIQVKGLVSSTQLEESLTGFSLFPLFSYTGRPDYAVNSLLHGKFVLLTSGSPTVIIAPVSFNFLLNTSEDVHMVNVFVAFTRLLRVFGVFLSLYLPGFWIALTTFHQDQIPFTLLATLVNSRQGVPLPAPLEAIVMLILFEIFREAGMRLPSSFGQTLSVVGGLIIGQAAISAGIAGPGTIVVIAISVLATFTLVNQSLVSIVSLIRIIVLIISGFLGLFGTMVSLLALILFMVNLRSFGTYYLDPLSPPHFKEMYKILFRMPWGKGKFTENSGIKGREHE; encoded by the coding sequence ATGAAGAAGTCTGACCAGAAAGAATCTCCAAAGTTCGACGATTTGGTTTCGAGATTATTCGGTTCAAGTTCAGATATCAAGAGAAAGACCGTCCCTTTGTCGGATTCGAAATTTGCCGTACAACTGGTTTATTGCCAAGGGTTGTGTGATGTAATCAAAGTGGAGCAATTCATCATACCCGAATTGAAAAAAATTACGGAACCTCTCCTCTTATCGGATGAACTAGATCTTCAGCAAAAGGTTCCATTTCTGATGTCATCCCTCCAATCGGAGGAAATGGAAAGTTCGTTGAGGGAGGCCGTGTTGGGGGGGAATCTATTTCTTCGATTTACACCTTCGAATCAATGTTACTCCGTGGCATTGGCCGATCCTCCCAAACGACAACCGGAGGAACCGAATACGGAAGTGTCAACAAGAGGGCCTAGGGATGGTTTTACGGAAGAGTCATTTACCAATATTGCTCTTATTCGAAAACGGCTTAAGACCGATTTATTAGCGGTTGAAGAATTCACGATTGGATCCAAAACAGCTACTGGGGTTCATCTCCTATATCTCAAAGACACGATCAAGCCTCATGTTCTTCAGGAGATAAAGACTAGACTGTCCGGTATTCAAGTTAAAGGACTTGTGAGCAGCACTCAGCTTGAAGAAAGTCTGACCGGATTTTCCTTATTTCCATTATTTTCGTATACGGGAAGACCTGACTATGCTGTGAATTCACTGCTCCATGGCAAATTTGTGCTTTTGACAAGTGGATCACCTACAGTGATCATTGCACCGGTGAGCTTTAACTTTTTGCTAAATACTTCGGAAGATGTCCACATGGTGAATGTCTTTGTTGCTTTTACGAGATTATTAAGAGTATTTGGAGTGTTTCTTTCCCTCTATTTACCTGGATTTTGGATCGCGCTCACTACGTTTCATCAAGATCAAATCCCTTTTACGTTACTTGCTACCTTAGTTAATTCGCGACAGGGAGTACCACTTCCGGCGCCCCTAGAGGCAATTGTGATGCTGATCTTGTTTGAGATTTTCCGGGAAGCGGGTATGAGGTTACCTTCTTCTTTTGGCCAGACATTATCGGTAGTGGGAGGTCTAATTATCGGTCAGGCGGCCATTAGTGCAGGTATTGCTGGTCCAGGTACTATTGTGGTTATAGCGATTTCGGTACTGGCTACCTTTACTTTAGTGAATCAATCATTGGTCAGTATCGTCAGCCTGATTCGAATTATTGTACTCATAATCAGCGGATTTCTAGGACTATTTGGTACGATGGTAAGTTTACTTGCTTTGATACTCTTTATGGTCAATTTAAGATCTTTCGGCACCTACTATCTTGACCCGTTATCTCCGCCGCATTTCAAAGAAATGTATAAGATTCTGTTCAGAATGCCATGGGGTAAGGGAAAGTTCACTGAAAATTCAGGGATTAAAGGACGAGAACACGAATGA
- a CDS encoding cupin domain-containing protein, giving the protein MENEHLNNSTIFPLGQKVEANFIGDAYLQMVFTDPTPLNAPIGNVTFTPGARNNWHSHKIGQVLLVTGGEGWYQQEGKSAQLLKTGDVVNIPPNIKHWHGATKDSWFVQLAISPGETEWLEPVDDELYNKL; this is encoded by the coding sequence ATGGAAAATGAACATTTAAACAACAGCACAATCTTTCCACTTGGACAAAAAGTTGAAGCAAACTTTATCGGCGATGCATACCTGCAAATGGTGTTTACTGACCCGACACCACTAAATGCTCCCATCGGAAATGTGACTTTTACTCCAGGAGCACGTAATAACTGGCACTCTCATAAAATCGGACAAGTATTATTAGTTACAGGTGGTGAGGGCTGGTATCAACAAGAAGGAAAATCAGCTCAATTACTTAAAACTGGAGATGTAGTGAATATCCCTCCGAATATAAAGCATTGGCATGGCGCTACAAAAGACAGTTGGTTTGTACAGCTGGCCATATCACCGGGAGAAACAGAATGGTTAGAACCAGTTGATGATGAGCTTTATAATAAATTATAA
- a CDS encoding ABC transporter substrate-binding protein, translated as MLKRSRHRYIFMTISLILLLTANMTGCSREPSINNYDTFGGEPVNLIYYTIGEPDKDLQLVNDKINEIMARKIGVTITYIKVGWQEYEDRLNTLISAGSTFDIAFASNYATTAMRGSWLRLDDYLTSMGKDLYNNVDPIFWQGVRMNDGSIYGVPTNKELAVRDHWMYPASIVEKYNIDITKYNTLESLDPLLRMIKQEEPAYIPMELDRDSHNFFALYGYEYIVNNKIPLMVKSLDPNAEVVNIFETKEARQVLDTLRHYYKEGYINKDAALREPGGLKRGAKVFWKSSSGGPLPETSWSKDRGYKVVSNPVTPTVVTTESVRGGIMAVNANTKHPVECIKFLNLLNTDPEIRNLFNYGIEGVHYTLDEQGQVALIPTKDSHGDLIPDAPARYTGVQYTQGNWFILKTMGGDNPEPLDKWDQFRKYNADVIKSTVLGFTPDLSKFTVQTDNFEMIWKKYYPSLMTGSVDVDTILPKFNEELKQAGIDEVRQEVQTQLDAWRDLKR; from the coding sequence ATGCTAAAGCGCTCTAGACACAGATATATTTTCATGACAATCAGTCTTATTCTGTTACTCACAGCGAATATGACGGGTTGTTCCCGGGAGCCTAGCATAAATAATTATGATACATTTGGGGGTGAGCCTGTAAATCTAATTTATTACACGATTGGAGAGCCCGACAAAGATTTGCAGCTCGTAAACGATAAAATCAATGAAATCATGGCTCGTAAAATCGGTGTTACGATCACCTATATCAAGGTAGGTTGGCAAGAATATGAAGATCGGTTGAACACGCTTATCTCTGCAGGAAGTACTTTCGATATAGCTTTTGCATCCAATTATGCAACCACAGCTATGCGTGGGTCTTGGCTGAGACTTGATGATTACCTTACGAGTATGGGTAAAGATTTGTACAACAACGTTGACCCCATCTTTTGGCAAGGGGTACGAATGAACGATGGAAGTATTTACGGTGTACCCACCAATAAAGAGCTGGCCGTACGTGATCATTGGATGTACCCTGCTTCAATAGTGGAAAAGTATAATATCGACATTACAAAGTACAATACGTTAGAATCGCTCGATCCATTGCTCCGGATGATTAAACAGGAAGAACCTGCTTACATCCCTATGGAATTAGATCGGGATTCACACAATTTCTTCGCTCTCTATGGTTACGAATATATTGTAAACAATAAAATTCCCTTGATGGTTAAATCCCTTGACCCAAACGCCGAGGTCGTGAATATCTTCGAGACAAAGGAAGCTCGACAAGTATTAGACACTTTACGTCATTATTATAAGGAAGGCTACATTAACAAGGATGCAGCGCTACGAGAGCCAGGAGGACTTAAACGTGGGGCTAAAGTATTCTGGAAGTCCTCAAGTGGTGGCCCACTCCCGGAAACTTCATGGAGTAAAGATCGTGGCTACAAGGTTGTATCGAATCCCGTAACCCCTACCGTCGTTACTACGGAATCCGTCCGTGGAGGAATCATGGCAGTAAATGCCAACACCAAGCATCCTGTTGAGTGTATCAAGTTTCTAAATCTACTGAATACTGATCCTGAAATACGTAACTTATTTAATTACGGAATTGAAGGAGTGCACTACACACTGGATGAACAAGGGCAAGTAGCCCTAATTCCTACCAAAGATAGCCACGGTGACCTGATCCCTGATGCACCAGCTAGATATACAGGAGTACAATACACACAGGGTAACTGGTTTATTCTGAAAACCATGGGCGGTGATAACCCGGAACCCCTCGATAAATGGGATCAGTTCCGCAAATACAACGCCGATGTAATCAAGTCCACTGTGCTCGGATTTACACCTGATCTATCCAAGTTTACTGTCCAAACCGATAATTTCGAGATGATTTGGAAGAAATACTATCCAAGCCTTATGACGGGTTCCGTCGATGTTGATACGATCCTCCCCAAGTTTAACGAGGAGCTAAAGCAAGCAGGCATCGACGAGGTGCGACAAGAAGTGCAAACGCAGTTGGATGCGTGGCGGGACTTAAAGAGGTAA
- a CDS encoding MerR family transcriptional regulator produces the protein MYSVKEVAKLLNLTEHTIRYYTDKGLVPTIQRDKNNNRLFDDESINWLTGVKYLKQCGMSVEAIKNYVDLCLSGDSTIQERYQIILEHKATALAQLEEAKLKAKYMEDKAKHYLDIINHVIPDDTNPAKWDKPKQNNSIRNCE, from the coding sequence ATGTATTCTGTGAAAGAAGTAGCAAAGCTGCTTAATCTGACCGAACATACCATTCGTTACTACACGGATAAGGGGTTAGTTCCAACTATCCAACGAGACAAAAATAATAATCGGCTTTTTGATGACGAATCAATCAATTGGCTAACAGGTGTAAAATATCTGAAACAATGTGGTATGTCCGTAGAAGCAATTAAAAACTATGTAGACTTGTGTTTGTCTGGCGATTCTACCATTCAGGAACGTTATCAGATCATTTTGGAACATAAAGCTACTGCTCTGGCTCAATTGGAGGAAGCAAAACTCAAAGCCAAATATATGGAAGACAAAGCAAAGCACTACCTAGACATTATCAATCATGTGATTCCAGATGATACGAATCCAGCGAAATGGGATAAACCGAAGCAGAATAACTCTATAAGGAATTGTGAATAA
- a CDS encoding carboxymuconolactone decarboxylase family protein, protein MAEKQTAGRDLLGEFAPKFAELNDDVLFGEVWSREKELSPRDRSMITVSALIAGGNFEQLTPHLQKAKANGVTKDEIAEIITHLSFYAGWPKAWSAFNIAKEIYKN, encoded by the coding sequence ATGGCTGAGAAACAAACAGCGGGACGAGACTTGCTAGGAGAATTTGCCCCGAAATTCGCAGAACTGAATGATGATGTCTTATTTGGTGAAGTATGGTCAAGGGAGAAGGAATTATCTCCTCGAGATCGCAGCATGATTACTGTCTCCGCATTAATTGCTGGTGGAAACTTCGAACAATTAACTCCACATCTTCAAAAAGCGAAGGCAAATGGAGTAACAAAAGATGAAATAGCGGAGATCATCACTCATCTTTCGTTCTATGCAGGATGGCCCAAAGCCTGGTCCGCATTTAACATCGCGAAAGAAATTTATAAAAATTAA
- a CDS encoding NAD(P)H-dependent oxidoreductase, protein MRVAIVYNHPYEGSYCHAILDSVKRGLYKAGHEFDLIHLDRDQFNPVMTAEDLLAFRNKKSIDSQALEYIQRIKAAEHLVFIFPIWWELMPALLKGFIDKVIFPGETYDYTSSGYGMVTLLNNLKSTTVITTMNTPSIMYKLTYGNAIKKSLIRGTLKKSGIKNVKWLSLNMVKSSSSEKRTKWLEKIEKRFTGLK, encoded by the coding sequence ATGAGAGTTGCCATTGTGTATAATCATCCTTATGAAGGAAGTTATTGTCATGCTATCTTAGACTCAGTTAAAAGGGGTCTTTATAAAGCAGGTCATGAATTTGACCTCATACATTTAGATCGTGATCAATTTAATCCAGTCATGACAGCAGAAGACTTATTAGCCTTTAGAAATAAAAAATCTATCGATTCACAAGCTCTGGAATATATACAGCGAATAAAAGCAGCAGAACATCTGGTTTTTATCTTCCCTATTTGGTGGGAATTGATGCCTGCTCTACTGAAAGGATTCATTGATAAAGTCATCTTTCCTGGAGAAACCTACGACTATACAAGCTCAGGTTACGGAATGGTTACTTTGCTAAATAATCTAAAATCTACAACTGTGATCACCACGATGAATACACCCTCAATTATGTATAAGTTAACGTATGGTAATGCTATAAAAAAGTCACTCATAAGAGGAACTCTAAAGAAATCAGGTATCAAAAATGTGAAATGGTTGAGCTTGAATATGGTAAAGTCCAGTTCTAGTGAAAAAAGAACAAAGTGGCTTGAAAAAATAGAAAAAAGATTTACAGGTTTAAAGTAG